From bacterium, a single genomic window includes:
- a CDS encoding CBS domain-containing protein, translating into MRLNWFKTLIREIMVENILTISDDESARVAARKMEEYHVGSLLVRKEGETIGILTEADIVYSLIPQGLSPDDTMTSTIMSGLPITIRTYSTIEEAYLSMARNRIRHLVAVAEKNEAEDVEVGIISVRDILYPREEIEEKEKEGKRELRSWVGFLPWSRRDRVEKIMTRKPVMVENNENIRIASTLMRDQRISSLLVKEKDRVKGVLSETDIVRKVIAKNLEPEKIKASEVMTSPPITINSSDPIDKAYFLMANKQVRHLVVNDGRRELSIVSARDLLCLTAKKAKRVWRR; encoded by the coding sequence GTGCGCCTGAACTGGTTCAAAACCCTGATAAGGGAGATAATGGTCGAAAATATCTTGACCATTTCTGATGATGAAAGTGCCAGAGTGGCCGCCCGGAAAATGGAAGAATACCATGTCGGCTCTCTCCTGGTTCGTAAGGAAGGGGAAACAATCGGTATTCTTACGGAGGCGGATATAGTCTATTCTCTAATACCCCAAGGTTTAAGCCCAGATGATACTATGACTTCAACCATTATGAGCGGTCTGCCGATTACCATCAGGACTTACAGCACGATCGAAGAGGCGTATCTTTCTATGGCCCGCAACCGTATTCGCCATCTGGTTGCCGTGGCAGAAAAAAACGAAGCAGAGGATGTGGAGGTAGGTATAATTTCTGTCCGTGACATCTTATATCCGAGGGAAGAGATTGAAGAAAAAGAAAAGGAGGGGAAACGAGAGTTAAGGTCGTGGGTGGGGTTTCTCCCCTGGAGCCGGAGGGATCGGGTAGAGAAGATAATGACCAGGAAGCCGGTGATGGTAGAAAATAATGAAAATATCAGAATTGCCTCAACGTTGATGAGAGATCAACGCATTTCCAGCCTCCTGGTCAAGGAAAAAGATAGGGTGAAAGGAGTGCTTAGTGAGACAGATATAGTCCGCAAGGTAATTGCTAAAAACCTGGAGCCGGAGAAGATCAAGGCTTCAGAGGTGATGACCAGTCCTCCCATTACTATTAATTCCAGCGATCCGATTGATAAGGCCTATTTTCTTATGGCTAATAAACAAGTTCGCCATTTAGTAGTCAACGACGGCCGAAGAGAACTAAGTATCGTCTCGGCGCGGGATCTTCTTTGTCTGACAGCCAAGAAGGCGAAGAGAGTCTGGAGAAGATGA
- a CDS encoding mannose-1-phosphate guanylyltransferase — translation MSKPYAVIMAGGRGERFWPLSTEEMPKPFHKLVGDKSLFQTTVERLSPIFPPERILPVLAREHLDIARQQLPEIPEGNYVVEPMGRDTAACIGLASISLERLDPEAIMVVLAADHYIPDEAEFRATLEAGINFLQENDVIITLGIKPDRPEIGYGYIEAGEEVTDLEGFSICKVACFVEKPNIDRAREYLSSGKYFWNSGMFLWRNSLIQGLIAKFMPEHWQRLSAIRDSFGTPEEDSTLIKEFSRIKKISIDFGVMEKAENILVILAKFKWDDVGNWAALERVMEPDENGNLLQGNVLTLDTRNCVIYSQDQLVATMGGCDLIIVQANDKIMVASKKCASELKRLVRLYEESA, via the coding sequence ATGAGTAAACCATACGCCGTAATCATGGCCGGCGGCAGGGGCGAGAGGTTCTGGCCGCTTAGCACCGAAGAAATGCCCAAGCCCTTTCATAAACTGGTCGGGGATAAATCTCTGTTCCAAACCACGGTAGAGAGGTTAAGCCCTATTTTCCCTCCGGAAAGAATACTTCCGGTCCTGGCCCGGGAACATCTCGATATCGCCAGGCAGCAATTGCCTGAAATACCGGAGGGGAATTACGTGGTGGAACCAATGGGCCGGGATACGGCGGCCTGTATCGGATTGGCATCTATCTCTTTAGAGAGACTGGACCCGGAGGCGATCATGGTCGTCCTGGCCGCTGACCACTATATCCCTGATGAGGCTGAATTTCGGGCTACCCTGGAAGCGGGTATTAACTTCCTTCAGGAAAACGATGTTATCATTACCCTGGGGATAAAGCCCGACCGTCCTGAAATCGGCTACGGATACATTGAGGCCGGGGAAGAGGTGACTGACCTGGAGGGATTTAGTATCTGTAAGGTGGCCTGTTTTGTGGAAAAGCCGAATATAGATAGGGCCAGGGAATACCTCTCGAGTGGAAAATATTTCTGGAACAGCGGGATGTTTCTGTGGAGGAACAGCCTCATTCAGGGACTTATAGCTAAATTTATGCCGGAACATTGGCAAAGACTGAGCGCCATCCGTGACTCCTTTGGCACACCAGAGGAGGACTCTACCCTCATTAAAGAATTCAGCCGGATTAAAAAGATTTCCATCGACTTTGGTGTTATGGAAAAGGCCGAGAATATCCTGGTCATCCTGGCAAAATTCAAGTGGGATGATGTCGGGAACTGGGCGGCCCTGGAGCGGGTTATGGAGCCGGACGAAAACGGCAATCTACTCCAGGGGAATGTCCTTACCCTTGACACCCGTAACTGTGTGATCTATTCCCAGGATCAACTGGTAGCTACGATGGGGGGTTGTGACCTGATTATTGTCCAGGCCAATGACAAAATCATGGTTGCCTCTAAAAAGTGCGCCTCGGAGTTAAAAAGACTTGTCCGTCTTTATGAAGAATCGGCGTAA
- a CDS encoding beta-ketoacyl-[acyl-carrier-protein] synthase family protein has protein sequence MKRVVVTGLGVVTPIGIGKDEFWENLCQGKSGVEGETAEVRDFEIKQEYVEYDRSIQFALKASAEALVDSGLFGALERDEERAKAGVIIGSSKGGLGSLMQEMAGFVRGGPAAVSGHLYDNFLPNMAASRVAAAFGFHGPSEGIAAACATGAIAIIQAYNLIREGRAEVMLAGATEASLVPLILAGFRNMGVISSSLCRPFDRNRDGFIPGEGCGVVVLESLERAEKRGAKVYAQIKGYALAADACHPTTFHPSGVSIAGAIKRALHQAQLHPSEIDYINAHGTGTRHNDPLETRGIKMALGEDAFTASLSSTKPLTGHLLGAAGSVEFIVCLLAMEVGFVPPTINLKNPDPECDLDYTPLKGKSRHIRNALSLSFGFGGHISVLIASNIEYLIPPVCYWSDG, from the coding sequence GTGAAAAGAGTAGTAGTCACCGGGCTGGGGGTTGTTACCCCAATAGGAATTGGAAAGGATGAATTCTGGGAGAATCTGTGTCAAGGGAAGAGTGGTGTTGAGGGAGAGACAGCCGAGGTCAGGGACTTTGAGATTAAACAGGAATATGTGGAGTATGACCGCTCTATTCAGTTTGCCTTGAAGGCTTCGGCTGAGGCCCTGGTTGACAGTGGGTTGTTTGGGGCCTTGGAGAGGGACGAAGAGAGAGCCAAGGCTGGCGTAATAATTGGCTCTAGTAAAGGCGGCCTGGGAAGCCTGATGCAGGAAATGGCTGGGTTTGTTAGAGGAGGGCCGGCCGCGGTTTCAGGACATCTTTACGATAATTTCCTTCCTAATATGGCGGCTTCGAGGGTGGCGGCTGCTTTTGGTTTTCATGGCCCCTCTGAAGGCATCGCGGCTGCTTGTGCTACGGGGGCGATCGCTATTATCCAGGCCTACAACCTGATTCGTGAAGGAAGGGCTGAGGTGATGCTGGCCGGCGCTACCGAGGCCTCTCTGGTGCCCCTTATTCTGGCCGGATTCAGAAATATGGGGGTAATCTCTTCTTCGCTCTGCCGGCCCTTTGATCGAAATCGAGACGGCTTTATCCCTGGTGAAGGCTGTGGAGTAGTGGTTTTGGAATCTCTGGAGAGGGCCGAAAAACGTGGAGCTAAAGTGTATGCCCAGATAAAGGGATACGCCTTAGCGGCTGATGCCTGCCATCCGACTACCTTCCACCCCTCGGGGGTCTCTATTGCCGGGGCAATAAAAAGAGCTTTGCACCAAGCCCAGCTCCATCCTTCTGAAATAGATTACATAAATGCCCATGGAACCGGCACCAGGCATAATGATCCTTTGGAGACAAGGGGAATAAAAATGGCCCTGGGAGAAGACGCCTTCACCGCCTCCCTAAGCTCGACTAAACCCTTGACCGGTCATCTTCTGGGGGCAGCCGGAAGTGTGGAATTCATCGTCTGCCTCCTGGCCATGGAAGTCGGCTTTGTCCCGCCAACCATAAATCTGAAAAATCCCGATCCGGAATGCGATCTTGACTACACCCCGCTGAAAGGAAAATCAAGGCATATCCGAAATGCCCTCTCCCTCTCCTTCGGCTTTGGCGGACATATCTCTGTTCTAATCGCTTCCAACATTGAGTATCTCATTCCCCCTGTATGTTACTGGTCAGACGGTTGA
- a CDS encoding phosphomannose isomerase type II C-terminal cupin domain, producing the protein MEKLLYEERPWGSWRILDEGEGFKIKRLEVKPGKRLSLQLHHRRSEHWVVAAGTATVTVGDEIITAKQNEHIFIPVEAAHRLENKGEELVTVIEVQVGDYLEEDDLVRLEDDFGRAGKQELTNE; encoded by the coding sequence ATGGAAAAGCTATTATATGAAGAAAGGCCCTGGGGAAGCTGGCGGATACTGGATGAGGGGGAGGGGTTTAAGATAAAGAGGCTTGAGGTCAAGCCGGGCAAGCGGTTGAGCCTGCAGCTACACCATAGAAGGTCCGAACACTGGGTGGTAGCTGCCGGGACAGCCACGGTAACGGTAGGGGATGAGATAATTACAGCCAAGCAAAACGAACACATCTTTATTCCGGTCGAGGCCGCCCACCGGTTAGAGAATAAAGGGGAAGAGCTGGTAACGGTAATCGAGGTGCAGGTAGGGGACTACCTGGAGGAGGACGATCTTGTCCGCCTGGAAGACGACTTTGGGAGAGCCGGAAAACAGGAGCTGACAAATGAGTAA